In one Nyctibius grandis isolate bNycGra1 chromosome 19, bNycGra1.pri, whole genome shotgun sequence genomic region, the following are encoded:
- the LOC137672262 gene encoding beta-1,3-galactosyl-O-glycosyl-glycoprotein beta-1,6-N-acetylglucosaminyltransferase 7-like produces the protein MNPLDATKSGFLVCIAVCMFIYTVTYLKDMLSEEPSEQKFNANIAECGFYPDELCSALFVGKTAAFKIGNFCQNTYQPKTLSCIQTSCNCSMVLKTLHFITRPLSDEEGNFSLAYIITIHKELEMFVKLLRAIYMPQNIYCIHVDEKSPKDYKAAVQNIVNCFENIFISSKRESVVYAGFSRLQADINCMRDLVHSKIQWNYVINLCGQDYPIKTNKDIIQYIKSKWNGKNMTPGVVQPLHMKHRTQVSYREYVHSGMSYVYPTKNIKAKPPYNLTIYFGSAYYILTKEFVEFTLTDARAKDLLEWSRDTYSPDEHYWVTLNRLNDAPGATPNADWEGNIRAIKWKDQEGIIHKGCKGHYIRDICVYGLGDLQWIIESPHLFANKFEPATYPLVMDCLERRYRLKVLHQAEVPIEDHWRFQEKNYFNMKLNV, from the exons atgaacCCACTTGATGCAACAAAATCGGGATTTTTAGTGTGCATTGCCGTCTGTATGTTCATCTACACTGTGACCTACCTAAAGGATATGCTTTCTGAAGAGCCAAGTGAACAAAAATTCAATGCAAATATAGCAGAGTGTGGTTTTTACCCAGATGAACTTTGTTCAGCTCTTTTTGTCGGGAAAACAGCTGCCTTTAAAATTGGAAACTTTTGTCAGAATACCTACCAACCTAAAACACTCAGCTGCATTCAGACTTCGTGCAACTGCTCCATGGTTTTGAAGACTCTGCATTTTATCACCAGACCACTGTCAGATGAAGAAGGAAATTTCTCATTGGCATACATCATCACAATTCACAAGGAGCTGGAAATGTTTGTAAAGCTGCTAAGAGCTATTTATATGCCTCAGAATATTTACTGCATACATGTTGATGAAAAGTCACCAAAAGATTATAAAGCTGCTGTACAGAACATCgttaattgctttgaaaatatttttatttcctcaaaaagagaaagtgttGTTTATGCTGGATTTTCAAGATTACAAGCTGATATTAATTGCATGAGAGATCTAGTTCATTCCAAAATTCAGTGGAATTATGTTATTAATTTATGTGGTCAAGATTAtcccattaaaacaaacaaagacaTTATACAATACATCAAAAGTAAATGGAATGGTAAAAATATGACGCCCGGGGTAGTCCAACCACTTCATATGAAACACAGAACACAGGTTAGTTACAGAGAATATGTACATTCTGGAATGTCATACGTGTATCCAACAAAGAATATAAAAGCTAAACCGCCATATAACTTGACGATATATTTTGGTAGTGCCTATTACATACTCACTAAAGAATTTGTAGAGTTTACATTGACTGATGCACGTGCAAAAGATTTGCTTGAATGGTCAAGAGACACGTACAGTCCGGATGAACACTACTGGGTCACACTGAATCGTTTAAATG ATGCGCCAGGGGCTACACCCAACGCAGACTGGGAAGGAAACATACGAGCCATTAAATGGAAAGATCAAGAAGGAATCATACACAAAGGCTGCAAAG GTCATTACATCAGAGACATTTGTGTCTACGGACTGGGGGATTTGCAGTGGATTATTGAGTCACCTCATTTGTTTGCCAACAAATTTGAGCCTGCAACATATCCGCTTGTCATGGACTGCCTAGAGAGACGCTACAGGCTTAAAGTCCTGCACCAGGCAGAAGTCCCCATCGAAGATCACTGGCGTTTTCaggaaaagaattatttcaacATGAAGCTGAATGTTTGA